TGCTGCTGATCGAGGCGGACGCCAGGCTCGGTGGCTCGACCGCCTTGTCGGGCGGTGTCTATTACGCCGCTGGCACCAGCGTGCAGCGCGCCAAGGGCATCGAGGGCGACAGTGCCGAGCTGATGTTCGAATACTACATGACCCTGAACCAGTACCGGGTCGAGGCGTCTCTGGCGCGGACAATCTGCGACAACGCCACGCCGGGCCTGGACTGGCTGATGTCCATGGGCGTCGAGTTCCACCCGGAAGACCTCTATTCGTCGGGCGTGGAAAGCTTCGAGCGTGGCCATCACGCCCACGGCAACGGCGCGGCGATCGCCGCCGCCCTCGACCGCGAGGTCAGCAAGCGTCTCATCGACGTGGCGCTGAAGACCCGCGTCCAGACGCTGCTGATCGACGATGCCACCGGCCGCGTCGTCGGCGTCCATGCCGGCGGGCAGGACGTGCGCGCCGGCGCCGTGGTGCTCACCACCGGCGGCTTCGGCGCCAACCCGCATTTCCTGCACAAATACTATCCGGAAGCCGCCGCACAGGGCGACTGGGCCTGGTATATCGGCAACAGGAACTGTGTCGGCGACGGCCTGCTGCTGGGCCAGCAGGCCGGCGCCGACATCGTCGGCCACAACCGGGGCCTGCTGCTGACCACGCCGAATTTCCGCAAGGAGCTGGAGGTGTTCGTGCCGGGCTGGCTGGTCTATGTGAACAGGGAAGGCCGCCGCTTCGTCAAGGAAACCGCCGAATACGCGGTGATGTCCGGCGTGGTGAAGGCGCAGACCGGCGGCTCGTGCTTCGCCATCTTCGACGACGTCGCAAAGCGCGAGGCCAAGCCGCTGGCGAAATACGCCGATGCGTTCGCCTCGGGCGCGCTGCCGCTCAACTGGGTGGCCGACGAGCTGGAGGCGCAGGTCAAGACCGGCAAGGTCATCAAGGCCGACACGCTGGACGAACTGGCGATAAGGTGCGGCATCCGTCCCGGCTCGCTGAATGCGACGGTCGAGACCTACAACGCCGACACGGACG
The sequence above is drawn from the Emcibacter sp. SYSU 3D8 genome and encodes:
- a CDS encoding FAD-dependent oxidoreductase; this translates as MTQDRDFDVIVVGGGGAGMSAAIMAADAGASVLLIEADARLGGSTALSGGVYYAAGTSVQRAKGIEGDSAELMFEYYMTLNQYRVEASLARTICDNATPGLDWLMSMGVEFHPEDLYSSGVESFERGHHAHGNGAAIAAALDREVSKRLIDVALKTRVQTLLIDDATGRVVGVHAGGQDVRAGAVVLTTGGFGANPHFLHKYYPEAAAQGDWAWYIGNRNCVGDGLLLGQQAGADIVGHNRGLLLTTPNFRKELEVFVPGWLVYVNREGRRFVKETAEYAVMSGVVKAQTGGSCFAIFDDVAKREAKPLAKYADAFASGALPLNWVADELEAQVKTGKVIKADTLDELAIRCGIRPGSLNATVETYNADTDAGLDSMFFKDPADMKPIRTGPFYAVEVRPAIVCLTSTGVRINASAQALDELDRPIRGLFAGGETTGGVLGERYIGGGNSIANAIVFGRIAGRSAATEARRNA